One part of the Dysidea avara chromosome 10, odDysAvar1.4, whole genome shotgun sequence genome encodes these proteins:
- the LOC136236710 gene encoding arf-GAP with GTPase, ANK repeat and PH domain-containing protein 1-like, producing MEVGNIIHEQLIEECLGQHYVFMDRISSLRQRMKFLNVDPSTKEQLIKQLNIIEESFRESQEWSLARDVQDVRVGIVGSDSSNKTAFVRRFVQGPDLMNCSSVRENSDCRVKCKLQVDGKWKLLLLREETGNPTKQLVLWADIILLVFSYSDEHSLMVLGDCYKSIQDYRQDGYDIPVMMVGVQDSKGKKLKDADVRKVNLEQLDKCQVMDVSLGSSNESVFLQACRLVSKLQEAGGFHLANEQVKKFKGTTAGAMASPMQSRRSRRKSGIFTTNVSNKQQYAVTKPQGEPIGPGRDIPKKMGEVKKKTTGLNKEWRKKYLVLGEETLTYYPSIQDFMAQSHGKSVSLRYITVKEPGKRPPTASAATTLSRPLMNVVHPKELSKEPSPILSEGSTGSPTSITSSLMALNTAHNGVTNGGFSVQLPSLSLQKSELSSSDRCIDRTNSPPPRIYPFPEISNRDRSPEVHHERTLSDITKPDRELTRHERAASTDGLLQCMSPDDYLSDDYEVHRNSLPRPGKRQNSTLVTLAKSTSHTAHISDKSSEEREFSQSVIVDGSQTFKERERRLKPATSFKRKHQRQRSWGGNKVSDEQDVQESLEFMIVSLDSKRWVFEASSKEEKEDWVKAINSQIKTSLSLTRSDKRMSGGFGDKKAILEMRGNDKCADCGSPNPLWASLNFGCLLCIQCSGIHRNFGSHISRIRSLELDEWSPELIAVMLSIGNELSNSIWEMNLRGTHKPLPHVIREEKEAWIRAKYERRDFIPVLSPTGMSLAERLLECVISEDGPDMEELLLLLAYCAPSDINYRHPSRNYCAALHYACTLGRQVVVQLLVWYGADVNVLDIDGRSPLAYSRHAGHHDCTEILQMNGTHEYPTVDSPDLITSEVFHQSAAV from the exons AGAGTTTCAGGGAAAGTCAGGAATGGTCACTTGCTAGAGACGTACAAGATGTGCGAGTG GGCATTGTTGGCAGTGACAGCAGCAACAAGACAGCCTTTGTGAGGAGGTTTGTTCAAGGCCCAGACCTGATGAACTGCAGTTCTGTGAGAGAGAACTCTGACTGTCGCGTCAAGTGTAAACTTCAAGTGGATGGCAAATGGAAACTGCTACTTCTGAGGGAAGAAACCGGCAACCCAACAAAACAG TTGGTGCTATGGGCTGACATAATCTTACTGGTGTTCAGTTACTCTGATGAACACAGCCTCATGGTACTCGGGGACTGTTACAAGAGCATACAGGATTACCGACAGGACGGCTATGACATTCCTGTCATGATGGTCGGAGTCCAAG ATTCCAAAGGAAAGAAACTGAAGGATGCTGACGTCCGAAAAGTCAACCTGGAACAGTTGGACAAGTGTCAGGTCATGGATGTCAGTCTTGGCTCCTCGAATGAGTCTGTTTTCCTCCAAG CATGCCGGCTGGTTTCTAAGCTTCAAGAAGCTGGTGGGTTTCACTTGGCCAACGAACAAGTGAAGAAGTTCAAAGGGACAACAGCTGGTGCCATGGCATCACCAATGCAAAGCAGGCGCTCACGAAGGAAGTCTGGCATCTTCACTACTAATGTAAGTAAT AAACAGCAGTACGCAGTGACCAAGCCTCAAGGAGAACCCATTGGACCAGGACGTGACATTCCCAAGAAGATG GGTGAAGTGAAGAAGAAGACTACCGGATTAAATAAGGAGTGGAGAAAAAAATACCTTGTCTTAGGAGAAGAGACTTTGACATATTATCCTAGCATACAG GACTTCATGGCACAGTCACACGGCAAAAGTGTTAGTTTGAGATACATCACTGTTAAAGAACCTGGAAAAAGACCGCCAACTGCTTCTGCGGCAACTACACTGTCACGGCCGCTCATGAATGTGGTCCATCCCAAGGAGCTGAGCAAAGAACCAAGTCCTATATTATCAGAGGGTAGCACAGGTAGTCCCACTAGCATAACTTCATCATTGATGGCTCTTAACACTGCACACAATGGAGTTACCAATGGTGGCTTCTCAGTTCAACTACCAAGTTTGTCTTTACAAAAAAGTGAATTAAGTTCAAGCGATCGTTGCATTGACAGAACTAATAGTCCCCCACCAAGAATTTACCCCTTTCCAGAAATAAGTAACCGAGATCGTTCCCCTGAAGTACACCACGAAAGAACACTTAGTGACATAACCAAACCTGATCGTGAGCTGACAAGACATGAACGAGCAGCAAGTACTGATGGTTTATTACAGTGTATGAGTCCGGATGACTACTTGTCTGATGACTATGAAGTGCACAGAAACTCACTACCCAGACCGGGTAAACGACAAAACTCAACACTCGTTACACTTGCCAAGAGCACTTCACATACTGCACACATCAGTGACAAAAGCTCAGAAGAAAGAGAGTTTTCACAGAGTGTAATTGTAGACGGATCTCAAACTTTTAAAGAACGAGAACGTCGACTAAAACCAGCCACATCGTTTAAGAGAAAACATCAGAGACAAAGAAGTTGGGGTGGAAACAAAGTTTCAGATGAACAAG ATGTACAAGAAAGTTTGGAATTTATGATAGTCTCACTAGACAGCAAACGCTGGGTATTTGAAGCCAGTTCAAAGGAG GAAAAAGAGGACTGGGTGAAAGCCATTAACAGTCAGATCAAAACTAGTTTGTCATTAACAAGATCCGACAAAAGAATG AGTGGCGGTTTTGGTGACAAGAAAGCTATTTTGGAGATGAGAGGCAATGACAAGTGTGCAGACTGTGGAAGTCCCA ATCCATTGTGGGCCTCGTTGAACTTTGGCTGTCTGCTGTGTATTCAGTGCTCGGGAATACATAGGAATTTTGGGTCTCACATTTCAAGAATTAGATCTCTGGAACTTGATGAGTGGAG CCCAGAGTTGATTGCTGTTATGTTGTCTATTGGAAATGAATTGAGTAACAGTATCTGGGAGATGAACTTGAGAGGCACTCACAAACCTTTACCACATGTTATCAGGGAAGAGAAGGAAGCTTGGATCAGAGCAAAATATGAACGGCGAGACTTTATTCCAGTGCTCTCCCCAACTGGCATGTCATTAGCAGAG AGATTACTGGAGTGTGTGATCAGTGAAGATGGTCCCGACATGGAGGAGCTGTTACTTCTATTAGCTTACTGTGCCCCATCTGACATTAACTACAGACATCCATCAAGAAACTACTGTGCTGCGTTACACTATGCTTGTACACTTGGCAGACAAGTGGTAGTACAATTACTAGTTTGG tatggtGCTGATGTTAATGTGTTGGACATCGACGGACGCAGTCCCTTGGCTTATTCACGTCATGCTGGTCATCACGACTGTACTGAAATATTACAAATGAATGGAACTCATGAATATCCTACAGTAGATTCTCCTGACCTCATCACTAGTGAAGTGTTCCATCAGTCAGCCGCAGTGTag
- the LOC136236712 gene encoding tyrosine-protein kinase receptor UFO-like isoform X3 gives MFHFNSFKYNSERCCVPVSNISINTCTTVNYGTYLNHTISLSQSPFALELIFQAVASLPNQYCRSYLQTALCVITYPPCNDTGDNITVERLCPEECNMLLNDEQSRCAGFNIDCEGSVFNSIISTFDMPLQYNESCYSILENADLPNTCTQFLETGMCSSVTHSFNSYYYNYTSSENFEQISTVISTLFAGNFSEEDQFCLNASLYFVCNYIFIPCDIYTGNPRLICPSVCDDYLSNERCNSTFETVIAAIATESDYPLQPDCNNPFQLLEEFDVNLPSSFMGNESCIELENLMMTVPDEESDEVIPAVIGGVIGGVSILAVSILVVIIIVKKKQMKNKLKIAVMEPSEVTGDDQLLIKFEDGIKSNRVITSEDIDTLKRECGDFSSLLLPKHELEFTGIIGEGEFGRVFNGMWIHKHDDGSYKSQEVAIKTVKDCESMEKLKSILHESVLMKSLQHNNILKILGVCLETDVQGGTAYIVLPYMVHGDLKTYLKNKRNSTIKRITPGFSQPGVKKLKLTEMCYQIACGMNYLAGQRIVHRDLAARNCMVDKSLTVKVADFGLARDVYISDYYRVQSNNKLPVKWMAPEALHDQISNEKTDVWSYGITCWEVFSLGRVPYPTVSNHEILDYIDAGNRPIKPKLCPDNMFALMQKCWEVDVDNRICFKDIVAELSNNDNYIRL, from the exons ATGTTTCATTTTAACAGTTTTAAGTATAATTCTGAACGCTG TTGTGTCCCAGTGTCAAACATAAGCATAAACACATGTACCACAGTCAACTATGGGACATATCTCAATCACACTATTAGTCTATCACAATCCCCATTTGCACTTGAACTTATATTTCAAGCCGTAGCATCATTACCTAATCAGTATTGTAGAAGTTATCTTCAAACAGCTCTGTGTGTCATAACTTACCCACCGTGTAATGATACTGGGGACAATATCACTGTGGAGAGACTATGTCCTGAAGAGTGTAATATGCTGTTGAATGATGAACAGTCACGATGCGCAGGATTTAATATTGACTGTGAAGGCAGTGTATTCAATTCAATAATATCTACTTTTGATATGCCACTTCAATACAACGAATCTTGTTATTCAATACTAGAAAATGCTGATCTCCCAAACAC GTGTACACAGTTTCTGGAAACTGGGATGTGCTCTTCTGTTACTCATTCTTTTAACTCTTATTACTACAACTATACATCATCAGAAAACTTTGAGCAAATATCTACTGTTATATCAACATTATTTGCAGGCAATTTTAGTGAAGAAGATCAATTCTGTTTAAATGCAAGCTTATATTTTGTTTGCAATTATATATTCATACCTTGTGATATCTATACTGGGAATCCCAGGCTAATTTGTCCGTCTGTATGTGATGATTATCTTAGTAATGAACGTTGTAATAGTACATTTGAAACAGTTATAGCAGCCATTGCAACTGAATCTGATTACCCACTACAACCAGATTGTAATAATCCTTTTCAACTACTGGAAGAGTTTGATGTAAATCTGCCATCAAGCTTCATGGGAAATGAAAGCTGCATAGAATTGGAAA ACTTAATGATGACAGTACCTGATGAAGAATCTGATGAAGTAATTCCGGCAGTGATAGGTGGAGTGATTGGTGGAGTGAGCATTTTAGCTGTTAGTATACTGGTAGTTATTATAATAGTCAAAAAGAAGCAGATGAAGAACAAACTTAAAATAGCTGTAATGGAGCCTAGCGAAGTCACAG GTGATGATCAGCTTTTAATCAAGTTTGAAGATG gcaTTAAGTCAAATCGTGTTATAACATCTGAAGACATTGACACTTTGAAAAGGGAATGTGGTGATTTTAGTAGTTTATTGCTACCAAAGCATGAGTTAGAGTTCACTGGTATTATCGGAGAAG GAGAGTTTGGTCGTGTATTTAATGGAATGTGGATACATAAACATGATGATGGGAGTTACAAATCTCAAGAGGTTGCCATAAAAACTGTTAAAG ATTGTGAATCGATGGAAAAGTTAAAGTCAATTCTTCATGAAAGTGTCCTCATGAAATCTCTTCAACACAACAATATACTGAAAATATTGGGAGTCTGTCTTGAAACTGATGTACAAGGTGGAACAGCTTACATTGTATTGCCGTATATGGTCCATGGAGATCTCAAAACATATTTGAAGAACAAGAGGAACTCAACTATTAAACGTATAACTCCAGGCTTCAGTCAACCA GGAGTAAAGAAACTCAAACTAACTGAAATGTGCTACCAGATAGCTTGTGGTATGAACTACTTAGCAGGACAGCGAATAGTTCACCGGGATCTAGCTGCAAGGAACTGCAT GGTAGACAAAAGCTTGACTGTTAAGGTGGCTGATTTTGGATTAGCTCGAGATGTATACATCTCAGATTACTACAGAGTACAAAGCAATAACAAACTTCCTGTAAAATGGATGGCACCTGAAGCACTGCACGACCAAATCAGCAATGAGAAAACTGATGTG TGGTCATATGGGATTACTTGTTGGGAAGTATTCAGTCTTGGTCGTGTACCTTACCCAACTGTATCAAACCATGAGATACTGGACTATATAGACGCAGGAAATCGACCAATAAAACCAAAACTGTGTCCAGACAACAT GTTTGCACTCATGCAAAAGTGTTGGGAAGTAGACGTTGACAACAGGATCTGTTTTAAAGACATTGTGGCAGAATTGAGCAATAATGATAACTATATACGTCTATGA
- the LOC136236712 gene encoding uncharacterized protein isoform X2, which yields MDKVSLLRCFILTVLSIILNAGCSSSTNHTSDICVPVSNISINTCTTVNYGTYLNHTISLSQSPFALELIFQAVASLPNQYCRSYLQTALCVITYPPCNDTGDNITVERLCPEECNMLLNDEQSRCAGFNIDCEGSVFNSIISTFDMPLQYNESCYSILENADLPNTCTQFLETGMCSSVTHSFNSYYYNYTSSENFEQISTVISTLFAGNFSEEDQFCLNASLYFVCNYIFIPCDIYTGNPRLICPSVCDDYLSNERCNSTFETVIAAIATESDYPLQPDCNNPFQLLEEFDVNLPSSFMGNESCIELENLMMTVPDEESDEVIPAVIGGVIGGVSILAVSILVVIIIVKKKQMKNKLKIAVMEPSEVTGDDQLLIKFEDGIKSNRVITSEDIDTLKRECGDFSSLLLPKHELEFTGIIGEGEFGRVFNGMWIHKHDDGSYKSQEVAIKTVKDCESMEKLKSILHESVLMKSLQHNNILKILGVCLETDVQGGTAYIVLPYMVHGDLKTYLKNKRNSTIKRITPGFSQPVIKKLKLTEMCYQIACGMNYLAGQRIVHRDLAARNCMVDKSLTVKVADFGLARDVYISDYYRVQSNNKLPVKWMAPEALHDQISNEKTDVWSYGITCWEVFSLGRVPYPTVSNHEILDYIDAGNRPIKPKLCPDNMFALMQKCWEVDVDNRICFKDIVAELSNNDNYIRL from the exons ATGGACAAAGTATCGTTACTTCGATGTTTCATTTTAACAGTTTTAAGTATAATTCTGAACGCTG gctgtTCCTCATCTACCAATCACACAAGTGACAT TTGTGTCCCAGTGTCAAACATAAGCATAAACACATGTACCACAGTCAACTATGGGACATATCTCAATCACACTATTAGTCTATCACAATCCCCATTTGCACTTGAACTTATATTTCAAGCCGTAGCATCATTACCTAATCAGTATTGTAGAAGTTATCTTCAAACAGCTCTGTGTGTCATAACTTACCCACCGTGTAATGATACTGGGGACAATATCACTGTGGAGAGACTATGTCCTGAAGAGTGTAATATGCTGTTGAATGATGAACAGTCACGATGCGCAGGATTTAATATTGACTGTGAAGGCAGTGTATTCAATTCAATAATATCTACTTTTGATATGCCACTTCAATACAACGAATCTTGTTATTCAATACTAGAAAATGCTGATCTCCCAAACAC GTGTACACAGTTTCTGGAAACTGGGATGTGCTCTTCTGTTACTCATTCTTTTAACTCTTATTACTACAACTATACATCATCAGAAAACTTTGAGCAAATATCTACTGTTATATCAACATTATTTGCAGGCAATTTTAGTGAAGAAGATCAATTCTGTTTAAATGCAAGCTTATATTTTGTTTGCAATTATATATTCATACCTTGTGATATCTATACTGGGAATCCCAGGCTAATTTGTCCGTCTGTATGTGATGATTATCTTAGTAATGAACGTTGTAATAGTACATTTGAAACAGTTATAGCAGCCATTGCAACTGAATCTGATTACCCACTACAACCAGATTGTAATAATCCTTTTCAACTACTGGAAGAGTTTGATGTAAATCTGCCATCAAGCTTCATGGGAAATGAAAGCTGCATAGAATTGGAAA ACTTAATGATGACAGTACCTGATGAAGAATCTGATGAAGTAATTCCGGCAGTGATAGGTGGAGTGATTGGTGGAGTGAGCATTTTAGCTGTTAGTATACTGGTAGTTATTATAATAGTCAAAAAGAAGCAGATGAAGAACAAACTTAAAATAGCTGTAATGGAGCCTAGCGAAGTCACAG GTGATGATCAGCTTTTAATCAAGTTTGAAGATG gcaTTAAGTCAAATCGTGTTATAACATCTGAAGACATTGACACTTTGAAAAGGGAATGTGGTGATTTTAGTAGTTTATTGCTACCAAAGCATGAGTTAGAGTTCACTGGTATTATCGGAGAAG GAGAGTTTGGTCGTGTATTTAATGGAATGTGGATACATAAACATGATGATGGGAGTTACAAATCTCAAGAGGTTGCCATAAAAACTGTTAAAG ATTGTGAATCGATGGAAAAGTTAAAGTCAATTCTTCATGAAAGTGTCCTCATGAAATCTCTTCAACACAACAATATACTGAAAATATTGGGAGTCTGTCTTGAAACTGATGTACAAGGTGGAACAGCTTACATTGTATTGCCGTATATGGTCCATGGAGATCTCAAAACATATTTGAAGAACAAGAGGAACTCAACTATTAAACGTATAACTCCAGGCTTCAGTCAACCAGTAA TAAAGAAACTCAAACTAACTGAAATGTGCTACCAGATAGCTTGTGGTATGAACTACTTAGCAGGACAGCGAATAGTTCACCGGGATCTAGCTGCAAGGAACTGCAT GGTAGACAAAAGCTTGACTGTTAAGGTGGCTGATTTTGGATTAGCTCGAGATGTATACATCTCAGATTACTACAGAGTACAAAGCAATAACAAACTTCCTGTAAAATGGATGGCACCTGAAGCACTGCACGACCAAATCAGCAATGAGAAAACTGATGTG TGGTCATATGGGATTACTTGTTGGGAAGTATTCAGTCTTGGTCGTGTACCTTACCCAACTGTATCAAACCATGAGATACTGGACTATATAGACGCAGGAAATCGACCAATAAAACCAAAACTGTGTCCAGACAACAT GTTTGCACTCATGCAAAAGTGTTGGGAAGTAGACGTTGACAACAGGATCTGTTTTAAAGACATTGTGGCAGAATTGAGCAATAATGATAACTATATACGTCTATGA
- the LOC136236712 gene encoding uncharacterized protein isoform X1 has protein sequence MDKVSLLRCFILTVLSIILNAGCSSSTNHTSDICVPVSNISINTCTTVNYGTYLNHTISLSQSPFALELIFQAVASLPNQYCRSYLQTALCVITYPPCNDTGDNITVERLCPEECNMLLNDEQSRCAGFNIDCEGSVFNSIISTFDMPLQYNESCYSILENADLPNTCTQFLETGMCSSVTHSFNSYYYNYTSSENFEQISTVISTLFAGNFSEEDQFCLNASLYFVCNYIFIPCDIYTGNPRLICPSVCDDYLSNERCNSTFETVIAAIATESDYPLQPDCNNPFQLLEEFDVNLPSSFMGNESCIELENLMMTVPDEESDEVIPAVIGGVIGGVSILAVSILVVIIIVKKKQMKNKLKIAVMEPSEVTGDDQLLIKFEDGIKSNRVITSEDIDTLKRECGDFSSLLLPKHELEFTGIIGEGEFGRVFNGMWIHKHDDGSYKSQEVAIKTVKDCESMEKLKSILHESVLMKSLQHNNILKILGVCLETDVQGGTAYIVLPYMVHGDLKTYLKNKRNSTIKRITPGFSQPGVKKLKLTEMCYQIACGMNYLAGQRIVHRDLAARNCMVDKSLTVKVADFGLARDVYISDYYRVQSNNKLPVKWMAPEALHDQISNEKTDVWSYGITCWEVFSLGRVPYPTVSNHEILDYIDAGNRPIKPKLCPDNMFALMQKCWEVDVDNRICFKDIVAELSNNDNYIRL, from the exons ATGGACAAAGTATCGTTACTTCGATGTTTCATTTTAACAGTTTTAAGTATAATTCTGAACGCTG gctgtTCCTCATCTACCAATCACACAAGTGACAT TTGTGTCCCAGTGTCAAACATAAGCATAAACACATGTACCACAGTCAACTATGGGACATATCTCAATCACACTATTAGTCTATCACAATCCCCATTTGCACTTGAACTTATATTTCAAGCCGTAGCATCATTACCTAATCAGTATTGTAGAAGTTATCTTCAAACAGCTCTGTGTGTCATAACTTACCCACCGTGTAATGATACTGGGGACAATATCACTGTGGAGAGACTATGTCCTGAAGAGTGTAATATGCTGTTGAATGATGAACAGTCACGATGCGCAGGATTTAATATTGACTGTGAAGGCAGTGTATTCAATTCAATAATATCTACTTTTGATATGCCACTTCAATACAACGAATCTTGTTATTCAATACTAGAAAATGCTGATCTCCCAAACAC GTGTACACAGTTTCTGGAAACTGGGATGTGCTCTTCTGTTACTCATTCTTTTAACTCTTATTACTACAACTATACATCATCAGAAAACTTTGAGCAAATATCTACTGTTATATCAACATTATTTGCAGGCAATTTTAGTGAAGAAGATCAATTCTGTTTAAATGCAAGCTTATATTTTGTTTGCAATTATATATTCATACCTTGTGATATCTATACTGGGAATCCCAGGCTAATTTGTCCGTCTGTATGTGATGATTATCTTAGTAATGAACGTTGTAATAGTACATTTGAAACAGTTATAGCAGCCATTGCAACTGAATCTGATTACCCACTACAACCAGATTGTAATAATCCTTTTCAACTACTGGAAGAGTTTGATGTAAATCTGCCATCAAGCTTCATGGGAAATGAAAGCTGCATAGAATTGGAAA ACTTAATGATGACAGTACCTGATGAAGAATCTGATGAAGTAATTCCGGCAGTGATAGGTGGAGTGATTGGTGGAGTGAGCATTTTAGCTGTTAGTATACTGGTAGTTATTATAATAGTCAAAAAGAAGCAGATGAAGAACAAACTTAAAATAGCTGTAATGGAGCCTAGCGAAGTCACAG GTGATGATCAGCTTTTAATCAAGTTTGAAGATG gcaTTAAGTCAAATCGTGTTATAACATCTGAAGACATTGACACTTTGAAAAGGGAATGTGGTGATTTTAGTAGTTTATTGCTACCAAAGCATGAGTTAGAGTTCACTGGTATTATCGGAGAAG GAGAGTTTGGTCGTGTATTTAATGGAATGTGGATACATAAACATGATGATGGGAGTTACAAATCTCAAGAGGTTGCCATAAAAACTGTTAAAG ATTGTGAATCGATGGAAAAGTTAAAGTCAATTCTTCATGAAAGTGTCCTCATGAAATCTCTTCAACACAACAATATACTGAAAATATTGGGAGTCTGTCTTGAAACTGATGTACAAGGTGGAACAGCTTACATTGTATTGCCGTATATGGTCCATGGAGATCTCAAAACATATTTGAAGAACAAGAGGAACTCAACTATTAAACGTATAACTCCAGGCTTCAGTCAACCA GGAGTAAAGAAACTCAAACTAACTGAAATGTGCTACCAGATAGCTTGTGGTATGAACTACTTAGCAGGACAGCGAATAGTTCACCGGGATCTAGCTGCAAGGAACTGCAT GGTAGACAAAAGCTTGACTGTTAAGGTGGCTGATTTTGGATTAGCTCGAGATGTATACATCTCAGATTACTACAGAGTACAAAGCAATAACAAACTTCCTGTAAAATGGATGGCACCTGAAGCACTGCACGACCAAATCAGCAATGAGAAAACTGATGTG TGGTCATATGGGATTACTTGTTGGGAAGTATTCAGTCTTGGTCGTGTACCTTACCCAACTGTATCAAACCATGAGATACTGGACTATATAGACGCAGGAAATCGACCAATAAAACCAAAACTGTGTCCAGACAACAT GTTTGCACTCATGCAAAAGTGTTGGGAAGTAGACGTTGACAACAGGATCTGTTTTAAAGACATTGTGGCAGAATTGAGCAATAATGATAACTATATACGTCTATGA